DNA sequence from the Cyprinus carpio isolate SPL01 chromosome A9, ASM1834038v1, whole genome shotgun sequence genome:
ACTAAAAAGACCGATGAAAAGAGGAGAAAACATATTGCACAGCACTaacaaattaaactattttactTCTCATGGCCACCTTTACTAGAATTTATCACGCTTTATTGTAGGCTTATTTATTGTGGTACATTTTGTTGAACTTGTTGTAGAATTTATAATAGATAATCTGTTGATAATCTGATAATGATAATCTGGAATAGATTTTTTCcctatagatttattttacatCTGCGGCATGTTGTTGCTCTTGTTCCTAAATGttcatgctgttgtttttcaaaacaaatgctatgtagattattattattaataataataataataataataataataataataataataataataataataataataaaaacgcaTTATTGGTCAGGTAATGAATAATATGCTAGCCTACATAATAAACAAATGCTGTGCATTGGCcaactgagagaaagagagagagagagagagagagagagagagagagagagagagagagagagagagagagagagagagagagagagagagagagaacgtgtGCACAGTCACTTCTTTGTAACATCAGCTCCTCATTTATCCGCTCTGGCGACTGCGTGAAGAGAAGACTCCACCGCACGACTGTTACTATATGACAGTTTACACGGCTTTACAACTTCCAACAAATGGAGGAAACATTTGCATAAACTTTTGGGGTTTGACCTACTCTAACGAACAACATCCTCGACAACAAACAACGTgtggtgatgtttttattacaatatattttggttcatttcactagtttattataaaactttattCTAATTATGAACTGTAAGTTAACGGTTACCACAGACGCACCGAATGCATTATTCATTACACCAATTACACAATGAAAGTAGCTTTTTCTATCGCCCTTTAAGTTTGGCAAAACCCGTATTCTTTTAACGGAGCATTTTCTGAGTTTTATATTGCTTTGGAGTTAAAAGTTCTGAAAGGTCTAGATTCTTTAGATGTTGGTTTATGGATTTTTCATCATAATGGTTTTGTAAAGAACTACAagtgaataaaaagtttattatatagttatatatatataagactataAAAGCTTGTTTTGGTTCTAACTGAAACCggttttatgttgaaaacatctcTGCCCTTATTGTTCAAGTTTTGATTCATTCTGTAGTGGTGTGGCATAATTGCGATATAATATCAGCTGTTGCTCATTGCACCATATTCATGCAGTGACAGCTCAGTTGTGACGTGAGTTGCTTTATGTTGACCTTTGCAGGGACATTTCTTAACAGATCACatttccagagagagagagaataatcaTACATCTCTCATTAGGATCATAAAGTCCCCTGGAAGCACATTTGGAAAGATCCTGCAGTGAAACATTCCTCTTGAGTGAGAGGTTTGTGAGTTAGTGACAGAGCTGAATCATAAAAACCTTCTATGTGCAATGCATGCTGGCAAAATTGACCACAGACCCAGATGCTCCTGACAGcacagagaaaaaagaagaagaagaaaaaaaaaacagattttattaagggacaaaaatgtgtatgtgtgtgtgtgtgtgtgtgtgtgtgtgtgtgtgtgtgtgtgtgtgtgtgtgtgtggaagttaCAAACTCAGTGCACGTCTTTTCTTTTCACTCATACccctctcaccctctctctccctctctgtctctcattgtACTCCAGGAGCAATAACAGGGAAACACCCATCAGGATATCACAAATCTTTTTGTGAATTCGACAAAGGAATTCTTAAAGAGGAGTTGAAGTCTCTGAGCAGGACACTGTCAGGTAATTCTATAAAACTCTAAAATGTCTTTCAAAGTGCATGTGGATTGAGGCACTTGAGAATTGAAGTTAGTTGCAAAATCTTGGATCAATTTCAGTCTAGGCCTACTCAGAGAAAATACCATCATAGTAATATCTTCAGTTTTTTCATGTTGTAGACATAAAGTACAGAGACTCTGTTACAATTATAAGGTGCCTTATTGGATATCTGTAATGAGCTAAAAAAAGgaatttaactaaaaattatCTTACTTTTGATTGTTAAATACAGTTTGAAACTGTTAAAATTTGCGTACATTTATGCTGAAATAGCATTTAATGTTTAGTAAGTACAGTCAATTGCAAGTTAACCATTTGTATTTTGATTCTAAAAAGGCCCTGAAAAGAGTAAACACTCTGtggtgctatcaaaacattgctccacaaacaaaactccaaaaacatgcatatatacagaATTCACTACTGTTTCCAGGTGAAATGAACTCTggaggcagtaaaacaccaacaacttatattatttttcacaaaaatgataACATTGTTTGTGAGATCCCTTGCACACTACTATGTTATGACCTTAAAATACTTTCACCATGATTTCTAAACTAATACATTTAGATGcatttctgacatagtaaacttgctcagtagttCACCTGGTACAATGTGACTCTTGCACTAAAATGGCATGATTGCTACAGCAAATGCacttttatctcatgtttgcCTTTGTTAACACTATCATTAACCTTCTCTTGCCACTCACTTTTACTTTTCCAAAATTTTACAATATGTATAGCAACCAACGTAATAATACGTTGCAGGATTCACATTCATTTGTTTTGCAAACAAATCTCCTTTAAGTTTTACTCATTAgatatttcactttgaaagtgtcccAAAACGTGCAAGAAGCAAcgtaatatcattttgcagaaatatcGCCACAGGCATGTTTCTCGAATGAGCCTAGGTTGTCTGTTTGCTTGAACGCTCCAAGCAGCCCAACACAGTCACATTGACTCAACCAATAGTGTGAGATTGGGGCGGGGGGAATCTGTTTAACCAATTAATGGCAGGCGGGGAAGTAATCAAGGAAAAGTATTTGATACAAACATCACCTTTAAGTAGGGTAATCATATTTCAATTTTCcatagttttccaaaaagaggacagtgggtgcgAGTGGGGGGCTGAGTTGTGGTTGGTCGGTGGTTAAAGTAATGCAATCCCAAATAGAATAGAAtgggtagaatgcaaaatgtttcaatactagcatttcagtcaaatgtaatttatgcaaagtGTGCGTGATAGCAAAATCGAAAGTGAACAGCGAGTGCACGTTctaaagagatttaaatactctgcatgTTGATAGTAGCTCTCTGATGTGAgaaaattatatgcaatattagaattTTTCTGGGAGCACTGGATACAAAAAATCACGGGAGCGGGCGAAAATTATCAGATATTCAGCGGGAGTTAAAGagatacaccccccccccccccaaatgaaaattttgtcattaatcacttacccccatgtcgttccaaacctgtaaaagctccgttcgtctgaTGACgaaagatgactttcataccttttatggatcttgacactgttatttacttggcagtctatgggacagtcacaggcctcccggttttcatccaaaatatcttaaattgtgttctgaagacgaacagagtttttacgagtttggaacgacatgagggtaagtgattaatgacaaaattgtgtGTAAaggctggagtatccctttaagaaaacagtccctcgCAGGGCTTTAATTCAAAAACGCACACAATGAATGCCGACTGTAGAAAAGCCGAATCCTGGACATTTTGGGTGATTTAGAAATTCCGGCCGGACGCATTTTTTTGCCCAAAAAGAGGTcatgtccgggaaaaagaggatgtatggtcACCCTACCTTTCGGCAAAAATCtccatttgttttccatttaatctcattaaaacagatattaaagagctcttatttgtgtttttttttctttcctattttGTCTATAGAATGATGACCCAAGAAGACGGGGACTATGTAAACGACACTTATGAATACATGGATTATGGATATCTAGAGGATACCAAGGCTGGAGGCTACACTCAGAAGGAAGCTCTTCACATCATATCAGTGATTATCTACAGCCTGGCGTTTACTCTGGGTGTAATTGGAAATGGCATGGTCATCTGGGTGACCGCCTTCAAAAGCAAACGGACTGTGAACAGCATTTGGCTGCAGAATCTGGCCATCGCCGACTTTGTGTTTGTTCTTTTCCTGCCATTCTCCATTGATTACGTGCTGCGAGACTTTCACTGGCTCTTTGGGAAGACAATGTGCAAGCTGAACTCGTTTGTGTGCACCATGAACATGTATGCCAGTGTGCTGTTTCTGACCGTCCTGAGTTTGGATCGCTACATCTCACTGGTCCACCTGAGCTGGTCGGAAAGGTACCGAAATGTCCGGAGGGCCTGGTGGGTGTGTGCGCTGATTTGGATCACGTCCTGCTGTCTAAGCTGTCCGGCCTTGATATTCCGTGACGTAATCCAGCATAACGAGAAGgttgtgtgttttaataactTTCACGATGAGAGCAGGCACATGATAGTGGTGAGGCACATTGCGATGGTGTCTCTGCGCACCATCGTGGGCTTTCTGCTTCCGTTTGCAACCATCACCGTTAGTGGCATGCTGCTGGCTATTAAGATGCGTCAGTCCGACTCGGTACGTTTGACCAGCTTTTCCAGAACCGTCTCTGCTGTGATTCTTGCTTTCTTCCTATGTTGGGCGCCGTTTCACACGTTCAGCCTGATAGAGCTGAGCATGCATCACACCACTTACCTGCAATCCGTGCTCACCGTGGGCTTCCCACTCGCCACCAGCCTGGCCTTCTTCAACAGCTGCGTCAACCCGATCCTGTACGTACTGCTAACCAAGAAGGTGCGTAAACTGGTGAGGAGGTCATGTTTGAACTTCACCAAGAGCTCGCTGAGGGAGCTCAGTCAGTCTGTGTCTGCGACTGAGTTAGACTCAGCACTGCCCAGCTTCTCTCCTGAAGAAACCACGGCCAACTCCTCCGTCTGATGAGCTCAGCGATCACCTCAAACGCACATGAACTCAATaaactttaagctttttttttttttttaaataaaacatctagAGCTCCAactggactaaaaaaaaatatattttgacaaacTGGTTGGGAAATACTGGCTTTTATCCCTTATAAAGCACATTCcagtaaatatgtatttaatgtataatctATTTTGTATGtcgtgcaattaaaaaaaatctaaaaatcataTATAGTTTCACCTGTAATCATATGAAagtaaataatatacttttcACTTTAAAGTATTTCTGATGAGTAGTAGTGAGGAATGATATTTCAGCTCTGTTTGAAAggactttgttaaaaaaaaatgtattttacgtATTATTGTGTGTTTCAATCAATAAACTTGCTAATGCTAATGTCTTAGAATTAAACTGCTGTatctgtaaattattaaataaaagcaaaatattaaataaaatacagcaaggaacgtataatgtaagtgaatgggatTGATCCTTAAACTTTGAAATACTCGAAAGTTACtacataaacaaaatgcatattaacGGGTTTTTAGTGTGAAATATCACTTATTAACCTTTTCTATGTAAAGTTAAGTCCAATTTGACAACTTTGTTGGCATGACAATGAAACTTAAAACTCATTGGTCTGGTTTCAAAGACAGGGCTTAGATTAAACCAGGTTTAAATCGAacatttaagtatcttttataaacgtgccttagaaaATAACATTAGtcgtgtgcatcttgagacaaagcaatggcactgatatattttaagatctgtcagtgcaagtttctttcaggtaaaacagcccagacatgcattttagtctgggacaaGGCTTAAGCCTTAACTGTGAAACCGGGGCTAtaacaactataaaaataaaatttaacataaaGGTCAACATAagtgcttttaatatttttatgtctcattcacttccattgtgcCTCATTATAGCTTCTGGGTGTTTTCACACCTAGTTCATTTGAGCCCTGCAAACGCTCTCAGAGCGGTTCAGCTCGTATATGTGAACAAACAAGTGATCTCAGACCCCTCTAAAAGGACTCAAAAGCGAACCATACTCAGGCCACCTCCGGAGGTTTGTGGTTCGATTTCCTCATGATTTGTGAAAGCAATGAGGTCCTTTTACACTTTGTATGGACCAACATAACAGATGTATGAGGTTGAACTAAGCAGTTTAgtacttgtttatttttatataggcaatatttattattattattattattattattattattattattatattgatgttATTTCAGTtgttgaattgtaaaaaaaaattcaaaaataaatcaacaaataagtgaataaatgaatcaaCTGTTAACTAGaggaatacaaaataattatgttgTCATTTATGTAATCCACGGCTAactgtgcattaaattatttgtttgaacAAGAAATCACTTAAGTGCTGAAGAGGACCAAGAAAAGAACTGGGTTCTCTTTTGAGTCCACTATTGTGAACACCAGAAGGACTGCGGTCACTTTTGGCTGGTTCACTTTAAGAGAACTGGGTTTGGCTCCTTTAAAATGAACTATATGTGAAAACACCCTCGATTTTTATGGAAATGAGgggtgagtaaaaaaaataataatttgtcaacattatcacacaaattaaaataaattttgaaagtACAAATAACTTTACTTCTCTTTATTTACTAGAAATTTAGTgtataaaattcaaaaagtagTTGACCAAAGCACAAAAAAAGCCCAGGGCTGGTAAAAATATAGCCTAATGTTTTAAGAAAGCACACTTACTACATAGATTAAGTGTTTTGCTCAAGAACACAGTAATAAATGGCTACACCTAGAGgaacacaaaaacatttccattaaaaaaaagagctaCACTGTTGACAGATGTACAGTTCTTTATTGTTTACACTAAAAACTACAAACTAAAGCATATCTGAAAAAGAAATACACGTTTAAATAATGACCAGTTGCCACACTTAGTTTTTGCATGTTTGAACCTTACTACCTTAAAATAATCACTATTTAAGTCCACGCTAGGCCAAACGTGAAGTCGCACCACAGTTCCctaaaatgtcagattttatttttattaaatttctttGGCACTGATGATGCTACTGAGAATTTTCACTTCTGCCTGTTTTTTGTGGAATTGAGTTTTTTTGAGCCAAAATTTCTGTTTCATTAGAGTCAACAGAACTGTCAAAATACTGTCTATTTTCAAACAGGATTCTTGAACAATCCCTGTTTTTAGTCCCATTCCGAACAGAGTAGGAGAAAGGAGAAAGTATTTTAccttacaaaataaatacataaatgaaataaaaatacacatttttaaaatgtaaatgtcataacTACAACCAAAACCTTTTATTTAAGCTCCGTTTATCTCCAACACATTGAAGTTTAGTGAATATCCCCACCAGTTTATTGTGGGGTTCCCCTTTGCTTGTTGCTATTGTGTTACACAATCATTCAAGATTAGTCAAATTCAAAAAGGAGGAACAAAAAAGAGGCAAACAGCCAAAACACAAGCCAAGGAATGACGCCTGAAATAGGGCAGAAGCAACAGTGGGTTtaccattaacaaaaaaaaaaaaaaaaaaacaccacaaatgtacaaatgtacaaagAGTCTAGTGGCTCTTTGTACATTCACAAAGAGCCACTAGACACTGTCCAATACATAACATTAAACAACATTCAACAAGAGGACCATGTTTTGCACTCTTCAGAAGAGCCACATTTGTATTCACACCACATATGCTGAGAAGATTTACATCAGTTTAGAGTTTGCACCTCCTCAGCCATTTGAAAAGAGTGTGTCCAGTGCAACAACATGAGTTTATTTCAATCTTTAAAATGAAGTTAATAATTTCTCACACACTATAAGCCTTACCaagtgttttcaaacaggtttctcaaaCACTCCCCTTGCCTACCATTGGTTGTtcaaacagatagtcccacccCCAAACTCATATTTTAAGTGTTGCTTAGAAAAGCTAATAAATATCTTAACAAAGCGCCAGTTTGTGGCAATGGAACATGTTGAGCCAGAAAGTGCTGttcttattatataaaattaaattttcatttagtactgcacATTTTATGTTGTTCTTAAAAACTGCTAAATTCATCACTATCCAAAAGTGATGCAGACTGTTAGCTGGTGACTTTGCCAGTGAATTTTGCAACAAAATGCAGGAAATCCATTTCATCGGCTTGATTGAAATTTGGAAACGAAATGGAGGCCAGATTTCTGAGCTGAACTAAGCAAAAGTTATCCGAGGCAAAAGAAGCAGTACTTTTCCTACAAATGTATGTGCCAAAGCAGAAGTCTTGAACAACGGTTGGAAAGTTGAATAGTTTCACATGAACAAATATTGCTTTATAGTTGGAGTGTTCAGTCTTGCAACAGATATTTGGCACTTTGTAAAATAAGgcttacaaatgttttttattttcaagaacTGGACAGTGAAAGGAGGTGCTTGGCATTTAGAAAATGTTGATCATCAACTTCAGTAGGGCAAACTAAATATTgtatcatttgttttattgtctgtAAATTTTTATGGGGTTTAACAATCTTCACAAGTAACAGGGTTGCAGATTTAGCCTAAAAGAAGTAGTGACTCAGTAGAGTAATGCTAGTTTGGTGGGTTGTGTTTGTTCATGGACTTACagtatatttactataaattaaatCATTGAGTAAAAATTATTGGTTTGATAATTTTTACACTTATTTGGATAACAGGGTTGAATGATTGAGCTTGAAGTATGACGGAAATGCAGAAAGTGGTCCAAATAATGCTATTTCTGGATAAGAAATGCTAAAGTTTTGTATTGGAGAAAACTATGCAGTAACAGGGTTTCacacaaaatgtactttttgtcaaaattatgatATGATTTTCATCTCTGGATACAGTAAAAAAGGTcaaaacatctgctgtgtaaCTCAAACAGTACCATATTTGTGGAATGTGCGGTTTATGTCATGTTTCTTTGTTTCCTTCTAAGAATTCTTGTTTCTGAAAGTCTGCAGATGTCTTCTTATTAAAGGGtttcttttatttgaattctgTGTCCTTGGTTTTATGTTGTCTCCTTGAATCTTACTTCCATTGCAGATCTGTAAGCTGTTTCAGCACTTACAAACATTACTGCAAATAATTTGTGGTTGCTTTATGGATGCtgttatgaaaattaaataatgagaTGTAATTTCACCCTGCTTTTTATGTAAATTGCTTAATTTTCCCCAGATGGACCACATTTTTGTGGtgttatattgatttatatatacaataaaataagtttattcttCAAGCGTAATTTCAGTACTACAAGTCGTGAGTTTCCTGAGATTAGTCCATTTGGTGTTGTGCCTGAGCTTTTTACTGGAAAACTGCCTAAATATTTGCACCtagatttatatttagttttgtaaaatgaaagagctaaagataataataataataaaaacctataTAGCAATTTTCCCTTTGTTTGAAgtctttttatattgtgttttcagCATCATGTTGCTGTGGGTGGTGACCCCTGTGATGCTTATGATTTCAACATGAGGGCATTTCAATGGTATCTCTGCTATAGGATTACCTGCATGCAGTGTAAAGAGAATTGTGATAAAGCTTGATTGCTTTACAAAGAAAACATAGCGTCAGTAAACTATTATGGCGATGCCCTGGGTATTTTGTATGGTTACAGCATGCATCTGATGCTATTACTAAAACATGGAAGCAGCTAGCATAACATTTTCTATACGTGTACTATGATTCAGAGAAGAGGAACAGTAGTTGACAAGTTACTCTTGTGAAAACAAAGTACTTTGAggaatacttaaaaaaagagtttttttatatataaaaatggtattaagtgcaaactgaatgtgatgtttttggacacttaattacattttaaattgcagttaaaTTAATATGAATCTATAGTAAATCCAGGTTGAACTTAAGACTGTTGTTTTGAGCCACTTAAGTAGGACATTTCAAAAGTACTTCTATTGTCAGTATGGTTAAATATGGTAAACTACTACTGTACTTTAATGtgttttctattgaaacttgcgtgtcatgtttttaaatacctttgtaattacacatttgtaatgataaagttggacatttaaaatttgtatttaaaacaaaaaaataagtgtacttcatGGAAGCACAAGAAAAGATTGGTAAAACATAATGATTCAAGTACTTttgaagtaaaacttttaattttgaagtaaaattttgcattacaaaatacaCTTTTTAGTACTTAAGTGTAAGTTTAAGAGTACTTAAGTGTGTCAAGAAAGTGTACTTTAAGAACATATATTATCTGCAAGcacagtgtttatatatatatatatatatatacagtatatatatatatatatatatatatatatatacagtatatatatatatatatatatatacatatatatatatatatatatatatatatatatatatatatatatatatatatatatatatatatatattttttttttttttttttttttttttttttttttttttttttttggaagatttgaagtacacatgCACATTCAATGCAATCAGGTGCACTTGTCTTTGAAGGGTGTCTTTGTGTACCCATTGTTAAAGGGTGTTCCCAAACCCACAGAGAACTTTATCAGTGTTGTTGATGCCGGTGATGTGTGTAGCAGCTGCTGACGATCATCTGGTCGAGGTGTCTGCTGATGGAAAACCTTTACCGCAGGTACTACTGTATTACAAGAGAGTAACTCATGTTTACATTCCTGTTGTGTCGCATATCAGTGTAGCATGTAAAATTGCTGGTCCTTTCAgcaagtctcttcacatccctgAAGCCCCACCAATTCAGAGACAGAAATGTTGTAAACAtgtcttcaaataaatgcttttacagTTGAGTATTAGTGAATTTAATTTGAACATTGACATGTAAGTGTGAGTATGCAAAGTCCCAGCTGTTTCATTGTAGATGAATAATACAATCCAATGATTTTTCACAGCAATGCTAtagaagaacctttcagtgaaccttcatttaaagaaccttttatttCCGTAAATGAAAAGTTCTGTAGATGTTAAAGCTTCTTCTTGGAAccaaatatagaataaaaaatctACACTGATGCACTTATATAGCCCTTTTATACGGTGACTCTAAACAGTTTAGACACTTTTCAGACACTTACAGTAGACCATGCTAGAAAATATCACAGTTGATTGTCTTGACTCTttgcatttataattaaaatgtcatctaCAGTTCAATTTCCTTTTCTGCACCATTTTTGCGTCTTTTATTCAGCTGATGATTCTTAGTGGATTTATGAAGTCGGTTCAAGTCCTATCAGAGGGGCCACAGGTGTAGAGAATCACATTTACCATCAACATGATCAGCTAACGTTCGACAACCACAAAGTTTCACTGTTTGTCTTCTTTTTGAAAAGTATACCCCCACCTAAAATTTGGTTCTtgcttaaaaagtttttaaacatatcttctatttttttatttttttattttttgcttttgctttaatATATATGCATAGCTTAAAACTGCCCAGAGGTTGTCAAGTTACAAAAgtccaaaataaatgttattgtgcTTTTTGTAATTGTCAGAGCTTCAAAGCCCCTGGTCACAGTTCACTTTAATTGTATAGAAACGATACATCAACACTGTGCTGAAtgccttttgtgtttcatggatgaAAGAATGTCATGCAGGTTGGGAACAGCATGGGTGGGTTCAGTTTTGTATGGGCAAAAATGCatggttttttttacatttatgtatctatttttttgttttgttttttaagatggACTCCTTCAGCTGTGTTGTTTAAGACTGCagatgctgttgttgttgatgtcatGTTATTTCACTAGTGAGTCACTGCACTTTGAATAAGCCAAATAAACCCCTGAAACATCATTCATGTGTGTAAAAACACTAACTTGTCTTtgatgtttggttttgtttgcacTTGTGACATGTACAAACAGTTGTGCCTGTTCTGCACCCTTTTTAGTATCTACTAAATTATCTGTCTATCTTTTATGTTTGAAATCTCAAAGTCTGCCGAACCTCAGTTAATTCTGCTGGATCAGTTATTTCAGGAGATTGTGTTGGCCATAAGTTTTGATTCATTGAAGAGGGGGCGCAGCTGTTCCGATCAACCT
Encoded proteins:
- the LOC109069695 gene encoding G-protein coupled receptor 1-like, coding for MMTQEDGDYVNDTYEYMDYGYLEDTKAGGYTQKEALHIISVIIYSLAFTLGVIGNGMVIWVTAFKSKRTVNSIWLQNLAIADFVFVLFLPFSIDYVLRDFHWLFGKTMCKLNSFVCTMNMYASVLFLTVLSLDRYISLVHLSWSERYRNVRRAWWVCALIWITSCCLSCPALIFRDVIQHNEKVVCFNNFHDESRHMIVVRHIAMVSLRTIVGFLLPFATITVSGMLLAIKMRQSDSVRLTSFSRTVSAVILAFFLCWAPFHTFSLIELSMHHTTYLQSVLTVGFPLATSLAFFNSCVNPILYVLLTKKVRKLVRRSCLNFTKSSLRELSQSVSATELDSALPSFSPEETTANSSV